Proteins encoded within one genomic window of Canis lupus dingo isolate Sandy chromosome 28, ASM325472v2, whole genome shotgun sequence:
- the MMP21 gene encoding matrix metalloproteinase-21, producing MPGAPAVLRALLLCGLAAPPPARPEPLLRSRDRPDLEPAPPRRAQPIADLPAAQRFLSKYGWADAPRGPRAPPAAAALAQAVRRFQKVNALPASGRLDAATLAAMNRPRCGVPDTRALPPPAAPPRPKRFLPPPPPPGAPPPEVSAPRGAPRAFAKRTLSWRLLREGASGQLAEAEQRRILRLAFRMWSEVMPLHFREDLAAPGAAVDIKLAFGRGRHLGCPRVFDGSGQEFAHAWRLGDIHFDDDEHFTPPTSDAGISLLKVAVHEIGHVLGLPHTYRAGSIMQPNYVPQEPVFELDWSDRKAIQKLYGSCEGSFDTAFDWIRKERNQHGAVRMRFSTYFFRNSWYWLYENRNNRTRYGDPIQILSGWHGIPTQHIDAFVHLWTWRRDERYFFKGNQYWRYDSDKDQAYTEDEQGNIYPKLISEGFPGIPSPLDTAFYDRRKQLIYFFKESLVFAFDVNRNQVLDSYPMKITEVFPGIEPQNHPFRNIDSAYYSYAHNSLFFFKGSAYWKVVNDKDKQQHSWLPSNGLFPKQSISERWFDICDVHASTLTV from the exons ATGCCGGGCGCCCCCGCGGTCCTCCGCGCGCTGCTGCTCTGCGGGctcgccgcccccccgcccgcgcgGCCCGAGCCGCTCCTCCGCAGCCGCGACCGCCCCGACCTGgagcccgcgccgccccgccggGCGCAGCCCATCGCCGACCTTCCCGCCGCGCAG CGATTCCTGTCCAAGTACGGCTGGGCCGACGcgccccgcgggccccgggccccccccgccgccgccgccctggcCCAGGCCGTGCGCAGGTTCCAGAAGGTCAACGCGCTGCCGGCCAGCGGGCGCCTGGACGCGGCCACCCTGGCGGCCATGAACAGGCCGCGCTGCGGGGTCCCCGACACCCGGGCcctgccgccccccgccgccccgccgcgccccaaGCGcttcctgccgccgccgccgccgcccggggccccgccgccTGAGGTCTCCGCGCCGCGCGGGGCGCCCCGGGCCTTCGCCAAGCGGACCCTGAGCTGGCGGCTGCTGCGGGAGGGCGCCAGCGGGCAGCTGGCCGAGGCCGAGCAGAGGCGCATCCTCAGGCTGGCCTTCAGGATGTGGAGCGAGGTGATGCCGCTGCACTTCCGCGAGGACCTggccgcccccggggccgccgtgGACATCAAGCTGGCCTTCGGGCGGG gccGGCACCTGGGCTGTCCTCGGGTTTTTGATGGCAGCGGGCAGGAGTTTGCCCACGCCTGGCGCCTGGGCGACATCCACTTCGACGACGACGAACACTTCACGCCTCCCACCAGTGACGCGGGCATCAGCCTCCTCAAA GTGGCCGTCCACGAAATCGGCCACGTCCTCGGCCTGCCGCACACCTACAGGGCGGGATCCATAATGCAGCCCAACTACGTTCCGCAGGAGCCCGTCTTTGAGCTGGACTGGTCAGACAGAAAAGCAATTCAGAAGCTGTACG gttcATGTGAAGGATCCTTCGATACCGCGTTTGACTGGATTCGCAAGGAGAGAAACCAACACGGGGCCGTGAGGATGAGATTTAGCACCTACTTTTTCCGCAACAGCTGGTACTGGCTTTATGAAAATCGAAACAACCGGACGCGCTACGGGGATCCTATCCAAATCCTCAGTGGCTGGCACGGGATCCCAACACAACACATCGACGCTTTTGTCCACCTCTGGACGTGGAGAAGAGACGAacgttatttttttaaag GAAATCAATACTGGAGATACGACAGTGACAAGGATCAGGCCTACACAGAAGATGAACAAGGAAACATCTACCCCAAATTGATTTCAGAAGGATTTCCTGGCATCCCAAGTCCCCTGGACACTGCCTTTTATGACCGAAGAAAGCAGTTAATTTACTTCTTCAAAGAGTCCCTC GTGTTTGCATTTGACGTCAATAGAAATCAAGTACTTGATTCTTATCCAATGAAGATCACTGAAGTGTTTCCGGGAATAGAGCCACAGAACCATCCCTTCAGGAATATAGACTCAGCCTATTACTCCTACGCACAcaactcccttttctttttcaaaggcaGTGCATACTGGAAAGTAGTTAACGACAAAGACAAACAACAGCATTCTTGGCTTCCTTCAAACGGCTTATTTCCAAAGCAGTCAATCTCAGAGCGGTGGTTTGACATTTGTGACGTCCATGCCTCCACCCTGACTGTGTAa